The DNA segment AAACACAGTTACCGAGGTTCATGGAACTTACTTTATAAGGCACACTTCACGGATTGTGTACGCGCGAGCAATTGTATGTTCCCAGCGATCTTCATTCGGCTGACGGCTGGTATCTTTCAGCAGATCGTACAGCAACGGATAGGTTCGCGGTTCTGCCTTCCATAGTCTCAGGTACAGATCGAGGCACAGCGAACGATCGAGTCCTTTAGTGAGAGCTTTCAGAATTCCAATCAGATTTTCCTTGGCTCCCATCGACGCTATAGTTTGCAGCACATGCAGTCGGCGCCGGGCATCTTTATGCTGCGCTAGTCCGTACAGCAGCGGTACCATGCATTGGGCGACCTGCAAATCGCTGTGGCACATCAGTTTAACTAAACGGTCAAAATTCGTTCGCCATACGTCTTCTTCGTAGAAAGGTGACAAGAAAATTGAGCGATGAAGTTGGCCCAAAGCTAAGGTAAATCTTGTGCTGGATGGTTTTTCCCTTCGAAGATAATCCTCGATTGCCGTGTCGGAAGAATTCCACCAGTTACAGAGAATCGTCCACTTGGGTGAGTCTTGATGAAAGTAGGTGGTTCGAACGGGAACATTAGGCGAATCCGCAGCGTTCTTGTCATCCGCCTGCGAAAAGTCCTTTTCGATCTGCGTAAGAATCTTGTCGCAAAGCATCAAATGTGTTGCTGTGTATGATGGCTGTCCCAGCAATTGAATCATGACTTCTTTTATAAGCAGGCGGGTGTTATTCCCACAGCCCGGCAGTATCACTTGAATAAGTTGTAGCAATGCGTACAGTTTTAATGGTGTTACGACCGGCAGAAGATCGCCTATGATTGCCATCAGCACATCTAAATTCGGAGGCGGATCGCACCTCATTGCCGCAACACCAACTTTatgcagcaaagcaaagcaacggCTTGGATCGTAATTGTACTCTATGTAATATTTTAGAATAGCCGCCATGTACAAAGCGTATTCCAGTTGAAGTTGTATGTTTGCTTCATTCTCGCTTTGAATTATTTCTAAAGCATCCGTTAACAGCCCGATCGTGTAGCAGGTTTGAGGTGCTGTTGTATCTCGGCGCCATGCTAGAATTTCAAACACGACCGTTTCCGCTTTGCGATCGTGTAAAGCCCGACCGACTAGATGTTTCCACAGTGGCTGACAGTCTGCGTATATGGCCACATTTACGAAAAGATGCAACAGTACGGGGCGTAAAAATTCGATGCTGTTCGTGCGTATAATATCGTCCGAATGGTTCAAAGTGCCAGTGATCAAATCAAGCACGGTTGACGTGGAGCCCGTGCCGGCTTTTTCGATGAGCAGAATCACCGGATGCTGAGGTGGCTTCAAATCGAACTGGCACGTATAGTTCCATTGGGTTTCTGTGGCTAGGCACCGCCGTCGAAGATCGAGCAGCAGAAGCTGAAAAATAGACCCACCGATGACGATGAACTGTCCGGGAGTTGTGTTCGGTAGCGTGGTCATCAGCATTCCCAGCAGTTGCCCCAGTTCAACCGCCCCTTCGGTGGCAAGATGCAGCAACACTTCGTTTGCCAGCTGGCATATCCGTAGGTTGTTCGATTTGCAGAGTTGTTTCAGCAGCTCAAGCTCTGGCTCCGGCAGCGTTTGGTGCGTTGATTTTTGGGATATTTTCAAAATCTTTTCGATTTGAGCTGCAGCTGAATGCACCGTCAGTTTAGAATTAATTGCCTGCAAACTATCCATGGTTTTTTAGCGCACTGAACCGACGAGACCGCGAAAACACGTatggaaaatgtaaacaaccgcCGGCCCGGTGTCTCGTTGCGGGGCGTTTGACAGCTCTAACGTCAAACCGCCGTCACGGATGACATTGGGATGAGTCAATgcaaaagcgtaaacaaacttgGCAAATCCAATGCAAAAGTTTCGTCGCAGTGCTgtgaaatttattatttttggttATTCTTCTTAAGTTAAGCGTGTGTTCTGTTCGGTAAAACGGAATACATCACGCGGAGGTCAAATTGCATTCGCCATCCCTTCAATGCCGTGCGTAAAACAGTCTGTTCATGATTGAAAACTAGGCAGCACAAAGTACAAAGAAACTCCCAACACCCGAGAAGTAATTGTACCACGCACAAAAATGCAGGATAATCGACCAGAGCTGTACGAGGAGGTGAAGCTCTACCGGCAGGCGAGGGAGCGAGAGAAGTACGACAACATGGCCGATCTGTTCGCTCTGGTCTCTACGCTGCAAAATCTGGAAAAAGCATACATCCGGGATTGCATTACGCCGCAGGAGTATACGGCCGCCTGCTCGAAGCTGCTGGTACAGTACAAGGTGGCGTTCAAGATTGTGCAGGGCGACGAGTTTCCGACGATCGACTCGTTCGTGAAGAAGTTCCGGCTAGACTGTCCGGCTGCGCTAGAGCGCATCAGGGAGGACCGTCCCATTACCATCCGGGACGACAAGGGAAACACGAGCAAGTGCATTGCCGACATTGTGTCCATGTTCATCACACTCATGGACAAGCTGCGGCTCGAGATACGGGCGATGGATGATTTGCAGCCCGAGCTGCGCGATTTGCTGGACACGATGAACCGGCTCTCGCTGATTCCGGACAACTTCGAGGGCAAGGAGAAGGTCTCGAACTGGCTGGCCACGTTGAACACGATGCAGGCGTCCGACGATCTAACGGAGGCGCAGGTTCGCCAGCTGCTGTTCGATCTGGAATCGTCCTACTCGGCATTTAACAATCTGCTTCATACCACATAATGCGTCGGAATGGGTTGGACCAGCATTTCCTTGTGACTGTAAATAGGAACATAAGTCATAGGATTGTAAGGAACACACGCGAACAAATGGACAGGTCTTCGAGCGTATTAGAACAAGGTTAACAGGATCTAGCACAGAACGGGATGTGGCTGGAAAGCCAATAAAAGGAGGGATTGAGTTGAGGCAGGGTGTAGGAGTGCGCAT comes from the Anopheles coluzzii chromosome 2, AcolN3, whole genome shotgun sequence genome and includes:
- the LOC120948980 gene encoding vacuolar protein sorting-associated protein 28 homolog, which gives rise to MQDNRPELYEEVKLYRQAREREKYDNMADLFALVSTLQNLEKAYIRDCITPQEYTAACSKLLVQYKVAFKIVQGDEFPTIDSFVKKFRLDCPAALERIREDRPITIRDDKGNTSKCIADIVSMFITLMDKLRLEIRAMDDLQPELRDLLDTMNRLSLIPDNFEGKEKVSNWLATLNTMQASDDLTEAQVRQLLFDLESSYSAFNNLLHTT